Proteins encoded in a region of the Quercus lobata isolate SW786 chromosome 8, ValleyOak3.0 Primary Assembly, whole genome shotgun sequence genome:
- the LOC115954940 gene encoding ARF guanine-nucleotide exchange factor GNOM: MGRLKLQTGINSIEEEPEDCDVNYSNKATLACTINSEVGAVLAVMRRNVRWGGRYMSGDDQLENSLIQSLKALRKQIFSWQHPWHAINPALYLQPFLDVIQSEETGAPITGVALSSVHKILSLDVIDQNTVNVDDAMHLVVDAVTSCRFEVTDPASEEVVLMKILQVLLACMKIKASVMLSNQHVCTIVNTCYRIVHQAGSKGELLQRIARHTMHELLRCIFSRLPDVENMEHINGGNTIKQEIGGLNNEYTLGGGNFENGNMSSDYDGQPLSTNFASNASIGLVATAIDENIGGSGGGKEAVSYDLHMMNGPYGVPCMVEIFNFLCSSLNVNEHTGMGPRSNTIAFDEDGPLFSLGLINSAIELGGPSIRRHPRLLSLIQDELFRNLMQFGLSMSPLILSMVCSMVLNLYNHLRMELKLQLEAFFSCVILRLAQSRYGATYQQQEVAMEALVDFCRQKTFMVEMYANLDCDITCSNIFEDLANLLSKSAFPVNCPLSSMHILALDGLIAVIQGMAERIGNGLVGSENSPVNLEEYTPFWMVKCDNYSDTRHWVPFVRRRKYIKRRLMIGADHFNRDPKKGLEFLQGTHLLPDKLDPQSVACFFRYTAGLDKNLVGDFLGNHDEFCVQVLHEFAWTFDFQDMNLDTALRLFLETFRLPGESQKIQRVLEAFSERYYEQSPQILANKDAALLLSYSLIMLNTDQHNIQVKKKMTEEDFIRNNRHINGGNDLPRDFLSELYHSICKNEIRTTPEQGAGFPEMTPSRWIDLMHKSKKTAPFIVSDSRAYLDRDMFAIMSGPTIAAISVVFDHAEHEEVYQTCIDGFLAVAKISACHHLEDVLDDLVVSLCKFTTLMNPSSAEEPVLAFGDDTKARKATVAVFTIANNYGDYIRTGWRNILDCILRLHKLGLLPARVASDAADESELSTDTGHGKPLPNSLSSAHMPSMGTPRRSSGLMGRFSQLLSLDTEEPRSQPTEQQLAAHQRTLQTIQKCHIDSIFTESKFLQAESLLQLAKALMLAAGRPQKGNSSPEDEDTAVFCLELLIAITLNNRDRIVLLWQGVYEHIANIVQSTVIPCALVEKAVFGVLRICQRLLPYKENLSDELLKSLQLVMKLDARVADAYCEQITQEVSRLVKANASHIRSQFGWRTITSILNNTARHLEASEAGFDALLFIMSDGAHLLPANYALCVDTSRQFAESRVGQAERSVRALDLMAGSVNCLARWASEAKEAIGVEEALKMSQDIGEMWMRLVQGLRKVCLDQREEVRNYALLSLQKCLTGVDEIHLPHGLWLQCFEMVIFTVLDDLLEIAQGQSQKDYRNMEGTLILAMKLLSKVFLQLLHDLSQLTIFCKLWLGVLSRMEKYMNVKVRGKRSEKLHELVPELLKNTLLVMKTRGVLVQRSALGGDSLWELTWLHVNNISVSLQSEVFPDQDSEPSQHKHSQIGGGLVSDETGSSPLNETVASESAGIRG; the protein is encoded by the exons ATGGGGCGTCTAAAGCTGCAAACTGGAATCAATTCAATTGAGGAGGAACCTGAGGACTGTGATGTGAACTATTCTAATAAAGCTACTCTGGCATGCACGATTAATTCAGAGGTAGGTGCTGTATTGGCAGTCATGAGGAGAAATGTAAGATGGGGGGGTCGTTATATGTCGGGTGATGATCAGCTAGAGAACTCTCTAATTCAGTCTTTGAAGGCATTACGGAAGCAAATCTTTTCATGGCAACATCCATGGCATGCTATCAACCCTGCCTTGTACCTCCAGCCATTCCTGGATGTGATTCAGTCAGAAGAAACTGGTGCACCAATCACTGGTGTTGCTCTGTCATCTGTCCACAAGATTTTAAGTCTTGATGTGATTGACCAAAATACTGTAAATGTTGACGATGCTATGCACTTGGTAGTTGATGCTGTCACTAGCTGCCGATTTGAGGTGACTGATCCTGCATCAGAAGAAGTGGTACTGATGAAGATACTACAGGTTCTTCTAGCTTGTATGAAAATTAAAGCATCTGTTATGTTGAGTAATCAGCACGTTTGCACGATAGTGAATACTTGTTACCGAATAGTTCACCAAGCAGGATCAAAAGGTGAGTTGTTGCAACGTATTGCTCGCCACACAATGCACGAGCTTCTTAGGTGTATATTCTCACGCCTCCCTGATGTTGAGAACATGGAACATATAAATGGCGGAAATACCATCAAACAGGAG aTTGGCGGGCTCAATAATGAGTATACTCTAGGGGGTGGAAATTTTGAGAATGGCAACATGAGTTCCGATTATGATGGTCAGCCATTATCCACAAATTTTGCTTCCAATGCTTCTATAGGTTTAGTTGCAACTGCAATTGATGAAAACATTGGTGGGTCTGGTGGCGGAAAGGAGGCAGTTTCATATGACTTGCATATGATGAATGGGCCATATGGGGTCCCCTGCATGGTGGAAATATTCAACTTCCTATGTTCTTCGTTAAATGTTAATGAGCATACGGGAATGGGCCCCAGATCAAATACTATAGCATTTGATGAAGATGGGCCTCTTTTTTCACTGGGTTTGATCAATTCAGCTATAGAATTGGGTGGGCCCTCCATTCGCCGTCATCCCAGGCTATTGAGTTTGATTCAGGATGAATTATTCCGTAATTTGATGCAATTTGGCTTGTCAATGAGTCCACTTATTCTTTCAATGGTATGCAGCATGGTTCTCAATCTGTATAATCATCTGCGAATGGAACTCAAATTACAGCTTgaggctttcttttcttgtgtGATTTTGAGGCTTGCACAAAGCAGATATGGGGCTACATACCAGCAGCAGGAGGTTGCCATGGAGGCTCTTGTTGACTTCTGCAGGCAGAAAACATTTATGGTAGAGATGTATGCTAACTTAGATTGTGACATAACTTGCAGTAATATCTTTGAAGATCTTGCTAATCTGCTGTCAAAAAGTGCATTTCCGGTGAACTGCCCTTTGTCATCAATGCACATCCTTGCTTTGGATGGTCTTATTGCTGTTATTCAGGGAATGGCCGAGAGGATAGGCAATGGCTTGGTTGGTTCAGAAAACTCTCCAGTGAATCTTGAAGAGTATACTCCGTTTTGGATGGTGAAGTGTGACAACTACAGTGATACTCGTCATTGGGTTCCATTTGTCCGCCGAAGGAAGTACATCAAGAGAAGGTTGATGATTGGAGCTGATCACTTCAATCGTGACCCCAAGAAAGGGCTGGAGTTTCTCCAAGGAACACATCTCTTGCCTGACAAACTTGACCCCCAAAGTGTAGCCTGCTTTTTCAGGTATACTGCTGGGTTGGATAAGAATCTTGTTGGTGATTTCCTGGGAAACCATGATGAGTTTTGTGTTCAGGTTCTTCATGAATTTGCTTGGACTTTTGATTTCCAAGACATGAATTTGGACACTGCATTGCGGCTGTTTTTGGAAACCTTCCGTCTACCTGGAGAATCACAAAAGATACAAAGGGTACTTGAGGCATTCTCAGAGAGATACTATGAACAATCGCCACAGATTCTAGCTAACAAGGATGCCGCTTTGCTATTATCATATTCACTCATTATGCTCAATACAGATCAGCACAATATACAGGTGAAGAAAAAGATGACCGAAGAGGATTTCATCCGGAATAATAGGCACATCAACGGAGGCAATGACCTACCTCGCGATTTTCTGTCAGAGCTGTACCACTCAATTTGCAAGAATGAGATCCGCACAACCCCAGAGCAAGGTGCTGGTTTTCCAGAAATGACCCCAAGCCGGTGGATTGACCTAAtgcacaaatccaaaaaaactGCTCCATTCATTGTATCTGATTCCAGAGCCTACCTTGACCGTGATATGTTTGCTATAATGTCAGGCCCAACAATTGCCGCTATCTCTGTGGTATTTGATCATGCAGAACATGAAGAGGTTTACCAAACATGTATTGATGGATTCTTAGCTGTTGCAAAGATTTCAGCATGCCATCATCTTGAAGATGTGCTGGATGATCTGGTTGTATCTCTCTGTAAATTCACAACCCTCATGAATCCATCATCTGCTGAGGAACCTGTGCTAGCCTTTGGTGATGACACGAAAGCAAGAAAGGCAACAGTGGCAGTTTTCACTATTGCCAATAATTACGGTGATTACATCCGCACTGGTTGGAGAAATATTTTGGATTGCATCTTAAGATTGCACAAGCTTGGTCTTCTTCCAGCTCGTGTGGCCAGTGACGCAGCTGATGAATCTGAACTCTCTACTGACACTGGGCATGGGAAGCCACTCCCAAATTCTTTATCTTCAGCTCATATGCCATCCATGGGTACTCCTAGGAGATCCTCTGGATTGATGGGCAGGTTTAGTCAGCTCTTATCTCTTGATACAGAGGAGCCAAGGTCCCAACCTACTGAACAACAACTTGCTGCTCATCAACGCACCCTTCAAACAATTCAAAAGTGCCACATTGATAGCATATTTACCGAGAGCAAGTTTCTGCAGGCTGAATCTCTATTGCAGCTTGCAAAAGCACTCATGTTGGCTGCTGGGCGACCTCAGAAAGGGAACAGCTCTCCTGAGGATGAAGATACTGCAGTTTTCTGCCTGGAGCTGCTGATTGCTATTACCCTGAATAACAGGGACAGGATCGTGCTTCTTTGGCAGGGTGTTTATGAGCACATAGCCAATATTGTCCAGTCAACTGTTATTCCTTGTGCCCTGGTAGAGAAGGCTGTTTTTGGAGTCCTCCGTATTTGCCAACGGCTGCTTCCCTATAAAGAGAACCTTTCTGATGAACTTTTAAAGTCGCTACAACTTGTTATGAAGCTTGATGCCCGGGTTGCTGATGCATATTGTGAGCAGATTACACAGGAAGTGAGTCGCCTTGTGAAGGCAAATGCCTCTCACATCAGATCCCAATTTGGGTGGCGCACAATTACATCTATACTTAATAACACGGCTCGACACCTAGAAGCTTCTGAAGCAGGGTTTGATGCACTGTTGTTCATAATGTCTGACGGAGCTCACTTGTTGCCAGCCAATTATGCGCTCTGTGTAGATACCTCAAGGCAGTTTGCTGAGTCTCGCGTTGGACAGGCAGAAAGGTCTGTGCGTGCATTGGATCTTATGGCAGGCTCTGTTAATTGTTTAGCAAGGTGGGCAAGTGAGGCCAAGGAAGCAATAGGGGTGGAGGAGGCTCTGAAAATGTCTCAGGATATTGGGGAGATGTGGATGAGGCTTGTGCAGGGATTGAGGAAAGTTTGTTTGGACCAGAGAGAAGAGGTTAGGAATTATGCTTTATTGTCATTGCAAAAGTGTCTGACAGGAGTGGATGAGATCCACCTTCCACATGGTTTGTGGTTACAGTGTTTTGAGATGGTGATCTTCACAGTGCTTGATGACTTGCTTGAAATTGCACAAGGGCAATCCCAAAAGGACTACCGAAATATGGAAGGCACCCTCATCCTTGCCATGAAACTCTTGTCAAAAGTGTTTTTACAGTTACTCCATGACCTCTCACAGTTAACTATATTTTGCAAACTATGGTTGGGTGTTCTCAGCCGAatggaaaaatatatgaatgtGAAAGTTAGAGGGAAGAGGAGTGAGAAGCTTCATGAGCTAGTTCCCGAGCTCCTTAAGAACACTTTGCTTGTTATGAAAACAAGGGGTGTCCTTGTGCAGAGGAGTGCATTAGGTGGAGATAGCTTGTGGGAACTAACATGGCTACATGTAAATAACATCTCTGTGTCATTGCAATCTGAGGTGTTCCCTGACCAAGATTCGGAGCCATCCCAGCATAAGCATAGTCAAATAGGGGGAGGTCTGGTGTCTGATGAAACAGGGTCTAGTCCATTAAATGAAACAGTGGCCTCTGAAAGTGCTGGGATTAGAGGCTAG
- the LOC115957273 gene encoding uncharacterized protein LOC115957273: MTQTRSETSHDPIKASKLFAFPEKPADFFYLLMRLGLLVCFVASVSIALLSAFSSRTRWMPFPKHLIRNVSVVSETGTTNISHILFGLAGTVQTWNKRSRYSEIWWDPNATRGFVWLDQKPTWENSRRPGVSVPYRVSEDWTRFKFSSSQSAVRIARIVSESFRLGLPNVRWFVMGDDDTVFFTENLVSVLANYDHNEMYYIGGNSESVEQDVMHAYGMAFGGGGFAISYALAAQLVKLMDGCLDRYFRFYGSDQRVWACAAELGVPLTTQRGFHQFDIRGDPYGILAAHPLAPLLSLHHLDYLNPMFPNQTQMESLKFLMQAYRVDPGRILQQSFCYNKRNKWSISIAWGYTIQLYTSLLTATELALPLLTFKTWRSWSNGPFTFNTRPVSGDPCAQPVTYFLEKVEEVGKSGSLTTYKRVIAAKEGKSCGTPEYARAMGVERIVVSSMKMDPENWKKAPRRQCCEILDNGTKYKKSSSMVIRIRKCRPRETITI, encoded by the exons ATGACTCAGACTCGTTCAGAAACGAGTCATGACCCGATCAAAGCGTCCAAGCTCTTCGCTTTCCCCGAAAAACCGGCCGATTTTTTCTACCTCTTAATGCGTCTCGGCCTTTTAGTTTGTTTCGTAGCGTCGGTTTCGATCGCGCTCCTTTCCGCCTTCTCGTCTCGGACTCGGTGGATGCCTTTCCCGAAACACCTAATCCGAAACGTTTCGGTTGTCAGCGAAACCGGAACCACCAACATCTCCCACATACTTTTCGGCCTCGCCGGCACGGTTCAGACGTGGAACAAGCGTAGCCGATACAGCGAGATCTGGTGGGACCCAAACGCAACACGCGGTTTCGTCTGGCTCGACCAGAAACCCACCTGGGAAAACTCTAGGCGGCCGGGAGTTTCGGTGCCGTACCGGGTTTCGGAGGACTGGACCCGGTTCAAATTCTCAAGCTCGCAATCGGCGGTTCGTATCGCCCGAATCGTTTCGGAGAGTTTCAGGCTCGGCTTGCCCAATGTAAGATGGTTTGTCATGGGAGACGATGATACGGTGTTTTTCACTGAGAACTTAGTTTCGGTGTTAGCGAACTATGATCACAATGAGATGTACTATATTGGCGGGAACTCGGAGAGTGTGGAACAAGATGTGATGCACGCGTACGGTATGGCTTTTGGCGGTGGCGGTTTCGCTATCAGTTACGCACTCGCGGCTCAATTGGTCAAACTAATGGACGGCTGTCTCGATAGGTACTTCAGATTCTACGGCTCTGATCAAAGGGTTTGGGCTTGTGCTGCAGAGCTCGGTGTCCCTCTCACCACACAACGTGGCTTTCACCAG tttgATATCAGAGGGGACCCTTATGGTATTCTAGCAGCACATCCATTGGCACCACTTCTTTCTCTCCACCACCTTGACTACTTGAACCCTATGTTCCCTAACCAGACCCAAATGGAGTCATTGAAGTTCCTCATGCAAGCATACCGGGTCGACCCGGGCCGGATTCTACAACAAAGTTTTTGCTACAACAAAAGGAATAAATGGTCGATATCAATTGCATGGGGATACACCATTCAGCTCTACACATCGTTGTTGACGGCTACCGAATTGGCATTGCCACTGCTGACCTTCAAAACATGGAGGAGTTGGAGTAATGGACCTTTCACATTCAATACCCGACCCGTGAGTGGTGACCCGTGTGCACAGCCTGTTActtattttttggagaaagttgAGGAGGTGGGGAAGAGTGGGAGTCTCACTACGTATAAGAGGGTTATTGCGGCTAAGGAAGGGAAGAGTTGTGGTACACCAGAATATGCTCGTGCAATGGGCGTGGAGAGAATTGTAGTCTCCTCCATGAAGATGGATCCAGAGAATTGGAAGAAG GCACCACGTAGGCAGTGCTGTGAGATTTTGGACAACGGAACCAAGTACAAGAAGAGTAGCAGTATGGTAATTAGGATTAGGAAGTGCAGACCCAGGGAAACTATTACTATCTAG
- the LOC115957167 gene encoding thylakoid lumenal 15 kDa protein 1, chloroplastic: protein MAFPILNVSLSSFKIPLSLSHNSCTTLSSYPAPQVQLVKKVLEVQGCRRNPIVCLGESVSKASLLALVSASLLFADPALAFKGGGPYGQEVTRGQDLTGKDFSGKTLIKQDFKTSILRQTNFKGAKLLGASFFDADLTGADLSDTDLRGVDFSLANVTKVNLSNAILEGALVTGNTSFKGSNITGADFTDVPLRDDQREYLCKVADGVNPTTGNPTRDTLLCK from the exons ATGGCTTTTCCAATTCTCAACGTTTCCTTGTCCTCCTTCAAAATCCCACTCTCACTCTCGCATAATTCTTGCACTACTCTCTCGAGCTATCCTGCGCCTCAG GTACAGTTAGTTAAGAAGGTTCTAGAAGTACAAGGTTGTCGGAGAAACCCAATTGTGTGTTTGGGTGAATCGGTCTCTAAGGCAAGCCTACTCGCTCTAGTTTCCGCTTCTCTTTTATTTGCCGATCCGGCACTCGCTTTCAAG GGTGGAGGTCCGTACGGGCAAGAGGTGACGAGAGGCCAGGATTTGACTGGGAAGGACTTTAGCGGGAAGACATTGATCAAGCAAGACTTCAAGACG TCTATATTGAGGCAAACGAATTTTAAAGGTGCAAAGTTACTTGGTGCAAGCTTCTTTGATGCTGATTTAACAG GGGCTGATCTTTCAGACACTGATCTCAGAGGTGTAGACTTTTCATTGGCAAATGTTACAAAG GTAAATTTGAGCAATGCTATCTTGGAAGGTGCACTTGTTACTGGCAACACATCTTTCAAGGGATCAAATATAACAGGAGCTG ACTTCACAGACGTGCCCTTAAGAGATGATCAACGAGAATACCTTTGCAAAGTTGCAGATGG GGTGAATCCTACAACTGGAAACCCAACACGTGACACACTGCTTTGCAAATAG